A region of Photobacterium sanguinicancri DNA encodes the following proteins:
- a CDS encoding Rossmann-fold NAD(P)-binding domain-containing protein, with protein MSILVTGASGSLGKEVTSLLLDKSFDFQRYSHSQYLSDIDWEKVTVVINCAAVIPKQGVTAQDYIDGNVRFLQKLLPYCKGKYFIGFSSFSELFRFDSYQHSKYIANSILIANTGIFKGVSIIPLPTLDDQQLIEKIKEIAISGGKPTVDDLDYNYISFSNVASYVLEKIIDWDNNRVITERYEKKNLYQEMCKVVDHKLLVKGKKIDRHLVENDVFCCCPDYLSSLS; from the coding sequence GCTTTGATTTTCAACGGTATAGCCATTCTCAATATTTGTCTGATATTGATTGGGAAAAGGTTACCGTCGTTATAAATTGTGCTGCAGTAATACCCAAGCAGGGTGTTACTGCGCAGGACTATATCGATGGAAATGTCCGTTTTCTTCAAAAATTGCTGCCATACTGTAAAGGTAAATACTTTATTGGGTTTTCGTCATTTAGTGAGCTTTTTCGTTTCGATAGCTATCAGCATTCTAAATATATTGCAAATTCGATATTAATAGCTAACACGGGGATTTTTAAAGGGGTTAGCATTATTCCTCTTCCAACCCTAGACGATCAACAATTAATAGAAAAAATAAAAGAAATTGCAATCTCTGGAGGGAAACCTACAGTAGATGATTTAGATTACAACTATATTTCTTTTAGCAATGTAGCAAGTTATGTTTTAGAAAAAATTATCGATTGGGACAATAATCGAGTTATAACAGAACGATATGAAAAGAAAAATTTATATCAAGAAATGTGTAAGGTTGTTGACCATAAATTATTGGTCAAAGGGAAAAAAATAGATCGTCATCTTGTCGAGAATGATGTTTTTTGTTGTTGTCCTGATTATTTATCATCTTTATCTTAG
- a CDS encoding MBL fold metallo-hydrolase has translation MRIEHHGAKDGVTGSCHELFLGSNSLLIDCGLFQGAESKSSLNIDFPLDCVRALFLTHCHIDHVGRIPWLLAAGFHSPIYATQATSALLPLMLEDGLKIQLGLDSQQCEQITNRVRSLLKPIPYDCWVQLTFPSGELINVRFRQAGHILGSAYVEIKLPDDRVVVFSGDLGPCNTPLLVDPSSPERADILVLESTYGDRQHQSIGDRQRRLKEIVERSLQDGGAIIIPAFSVGRTQELLFDLENIIAQADIHSSKVKWQSLPVILDSPLAAKITEQYNTYKQLWANEAKSRYSTGRHPLSFQQCIVIKSHAEHVALINRLQASAEPAIIVAASGMCTGGRVVGYLEALLPDKRTDIVFSGYQAKGTLGKALIDGKTDVEVNQALITVNAQIHQLSGYSAHADQSDLIEFVRNIAHGPREIYLVHGEIATQRALADKLYSVIENVRIHHAS, from the coding sequence GTGCGCATAGAACATCATGGGGCCAAAGATGGTGTAACAGGCTCTTGCCATGAGTTGTTTTTAGGAAGCAATAGTTTATTGATTGATTGTGGCCTTTTCCAAGGTGCTGAATCAAAGTCATCATTGAATATTGATTTCCCATTAGATTGTGTGCGTGCACTCTTTCTTACTCATTGCCATATCGACCATGTTGGTCGTATTCCTTGGTTACTCGCAGCGGGCTTTCATTCGCCAATTTATGCGACTCAAGCGACATCGGCTTTGCTGCCTTTGATGCTTGAAGATGGGCTTAAAATTCAACTTGGTCTTGATTCTCAGCAATGTGAACAAATCACTAATCGGGTGCGTTCGCTGTTAAAGCCAATCCCTTATGATTGCTGGGTTCAGCTCACTTTTCCTAGCGGTGAGCTGATCAATGTCCGCTTTCGTCAAGCGGGCCATATATTGGGCTCTGCTTATGTTGAAATTAAGTTGCCAGATGATCGTGTTGTGGTCTTTTCTGGTGACTTAGGCCCATGCAATACGCCGTTATTAGTTGATCCTTCCTCACCTGAACGGGCTGATATTTTAGTACTGGAAAGCACTTATGGTGATCGCCAACATCAATCTATCGGTGATCGTCAGAGGCGGTTAAAAGAGATTGTAGAGCGTTCATTACAAGATGGTGGGGCGATTATTATTCCGGCGTTTAGTGTCGGTCGAACGCAAGAACTCCTGTTTGATCTTGAAAATATTATTGCGCAAGCCGATATCCATTCGTCAAAAGTAAAGTGGCAAAGTCTACCCGTTATTTTAGATTCCCCTCTGGCTGCCAAGATCACCGAGCAGTACAACACCTATAAACAATTATGGGCAAATGAGGCTAAATCACGCTATAGCACAGGGCGTCATCCTCTCTCTTTTCAACAATGTATTGTGATTAAATCGCATGCTGAACATGTCGCACTGATTAACCGACTTCAAGCTTCTGCTGAGCCAGCGATTATTGTAGCCGCAAGTGGGATGTGTACCGGGGGGCGGGTTGTTGGTTACCTTGAAGCATTATTACCAGATAAGCGAACAGACATTGTTTTTTCGGGTTATCAAGCCAAAGGAACGCTTGGTAAAGCGTTAATCGACGGTAAAACAGACGTTGAAGTTAACCAAGCATTAATAACCGTAAATGCTCAAATACATCAACTGTCGGGTTATTCGGCACATGCTGATCAGTCTGATTTAATTGAGTTTGTCCGTAATATTGCTCATGGACCGAGGGAGATTTACTTGGTGCATGGCGAGATTGCAACGCAGCGAGCTTTGGCTGACAAGCTGTATTCTGTGATTGAAAATGTCAGGATTCATCATGCCAGTTAG
- a CDS encoding DegT/DnrJ/EryC1/StrS family aminotransferase codes for MLNTPFSPWPSFTQEESDAVSRVLLSNKVNYWTGTECREFEKEFASWVGCKHAIALGNGTLALDLALKALDVGAGDEVITTPRTFLASASSIVTAGAEPVFADVDLNSQNITAETIEAVLTPKTKAVIVVHLAGMPAEMDAIMALSVKHGFYVIEDCAQAHGAKYKGQSVGSIGHIGAWSFCQDKIMTTGGEGGMVTTNDEALWSTMWSYKDHGKSFDAIYNREHPAGFRWLHESFGTNWRMTEMQAVLGRIQLTRMNQWTQRRQTYAAAIDAAVSGISLARTVDVADYIEHAAYKHYIFIQPEFFRDGWSRDRVVDEINTAGVPAFQGSCSEVYLEKAFDDTPWRPTHSLVNAKELGETSLMFLVHPTLTHSEIVKTCDVISTVLLKAMK; via the coding sequence ATGCTAAATACTCCGTTTTCGCCTTGGCCTTCTTTCACTCAAGAAGAGAGTGATGCCGTGAGTCGAGTGCTTTTATCAAATAAAGTAAACTATTGGACGGGCACTGAATGCCGTGAATTTGAAAAAGAATTTGCTTCTTGGGTTGGATGTAAGCATGCGATAGCCTTGGGTAATGGCACATTAGCACTTGATCTTGCGCTAAAAGCTTTGGATGTTGGGGCCGGCGATGAAGTTATTACAACGCCTCGTACATTTTTGGCATCGGCATCATCCATTGTGACTGCGGGGGCTGAGCCTGTATTTGCAGATGTTGATCTAAATTCGCAAAATATCACAGCGGAAACAATTGAAGCAGTATTAACACCCAAAACAAAGGCTGTTATTGTTGTTCATCTTGCTGGTATGCCCGCAGAGATGGATGCCATAATGGCGTTGTCAGTAAAGCATGGCTTTTACGTTATTGAAGATTGTGCTCAGGCGCATGGTGCTAAATATAAAGGCCAGTCTGTTGGTAGTATTGGTCACATAGGTGCATGGTCTTTCTGCCAAGATAAAATTATGACCACCGGCGGTGAAGGTGGCATGGTTACCACGAATGATGAAGCGTTGTGGTCGACTATGTGGTCTTATAAAGATCATGGTAAAAGTTTTGATGCTATTTATAATCGTGAACATCCAGCTGGTTTTCGTTGGCTTCATGAGAGTTTTGGTACTAACTGGCGTATGACTGAAATGCAGGCCGTTTTAGGCCGTATTCAATTAACGAGAATGAATCAGTGGACTCAAAGACGACAAACATATGCAGCAGCTATTGATGCCGCTGTATCTGGTATTAGTCTTGCCCGTACTGTTGATGTTGCTGACTATATTGAACACGCAGCCTATAAGCACTATATATTCATACAGCCAGAGTTCTTTAGGGATGGTTGGAGCCGTGACCGTGTGGTAGATGAAATTAATACGGCTGGTGTTCCTGCGTTCCAGGGAAGTTGCTCTGAGGTTTACTTAGAAAAAGCGTTTGACGATACGCCATGGAGACCGACTCACTCTCTTGTTAATGCTAAAGAGCTGGGTGAGACAAGTTTGATGTTTTTAGTACATCCTACGTTAACACACAGTGAAATTGTTAAAACCTGTGACGTGATAAGCACAGTGCTACTCAAAGCAATGAAATAG
- a CDS encoding polysaccharide biosynthesis protein → MSTIDKLWELPRKQKFLTSIASDIVLIFIAFWSSFGVRLGNFDAIASVELWLCLALIIPCTLIIYNQLGVYRTIVRYLSYRVLLLILVGSFLSGLLLAGFSFFSNIFIPRTVPVIFSSFLVIFVISVRLLVRGIYISAGRNSKTNVVIYGAGSAGRQLSIALKHSAEYRAVAFIDRDRSFIKTTVLGLPVLLPGRIEAVISRRNVKKVLLAVPRASSSERKEILEQLSPFLVEVLTVPTFVDIVSGKAKISELQDVHIEDLLGRDPVIPQENLLKANIFGKVVMVTGAGGSIGSELCRQIIRQSPRKLILFELSEFALYQIEKELSDYVAEENLNVEVLPLLGSVQRQHRLEAVMNAFEVQTVYHAAAYKHVPMVEFNVVEGVRNNVFGTYFTAKAAIAAGVESFVLISTDKAVRPTNVMGTTKRLAELTLQALAAEAHSTRFCMVRFGNVLGSSGSVIPLFKKQIASGGPITVTHPDIIRYFMTIPEAAQLVIQAGAMGNAGDVFVLDMGEPVKIVDLATNLVKLSGLEVRSVDNPDGDIEIQYSGLRPGEKLFEELLIGDNVSRTKHERIMMACEVCLSYSEMKVILDQLDLACHQFDHEEIRNLLLKTPTGFNPTDDIGDLVWIARHK, encoded by the coding sequence ATGAGTACTATAGATAAATTGTGGGAATTACCACGGAAGCAGAAGTTTTTAACAAGTATAGCATCAGATATAGTTTTGATTTTTATTGCATTTTGGTCTTCATTTGGTGTTCGGTTAGGGAACTTCGATGCAATTGCTAGTGTAGAGCTTTGGTTATGTTTGGCTCTTATTATTCCTTGCACATTGATTATTTATAATCAGTTAGGAGTATATCGAACGATTGTTCGTTATCTGAGCTATCGTGTGCTGTTGCTTATTCTGGTTGGATCTTTTCTCTCAGGGTTGCTTCTTGCAGGTTTTAGTTTTTTCTCGAATATATTCATTCCAAGAACTGTCCCTGTCATTTTCTCGTCTTTTCTCGTCATTTTTGTTATCAGTGTTCGATTGCTTGTCCGTGGTATTTATATTTCTGCGGGACGAAATTCAAAGACTAATGTTGTTATTTATGGTGCTGGCTCTGCTGGGCGTCAATTAAGTATTGCGTTAAAGCATAGCGCGGAATATCGCGCAGTTGCGTTTATTGATCGTGATCGTAGTTTTATCAAAACGACAGTCTTAGGCTTACCCGTTCTCTTGCCTGGGCGTATTGAAGCCGTTATTTCTCGACGAAATGTCAAAAAAGTCTTACTGGCTGTTCCTAGAGCATCGAGCTCGGAACGTAAAGAGATATTGGAGCAACTATCACCTTTTCTTGTAGAGGTATTAACTGTCCCTACTTTTGTTGATATCGTGAGTGGAAAGGCAAAAATTTCGGAGCTGCAGGATGTACATATTGAGGATTTACTCGGTCGCGATCCGGTTATTCCACAAGAAAACCTGTTAAAAGCAAATATTTTTGGCAAAGTGGTAATGGTTACTGGTGCTGGTGGCTCAATTGGTTCGGAACTTTGTCGACAGATTATTCGTCAAAGCCCCCGTAAATTAATATTATTTGAGTTATCTGAGTTTGCTCTATATCAAATAGAAAAAGAGCTTTCCGACTACGTAGCTGAAGAAAACCTGAATGTTGAAGTTCTACCTTTATTGGGCTCTGTGCAGAGACAACATCGTTTAGAAGCTGTGATGAATGCATTCGAAGTGCAAACTGTTTATCATGCTGCAGCCTATAAGCATGTTCCTATGGTTGAATTTAATGTTGTTGAAGGTGTCCGTAATAATGTGTTTGGCACCTACTTTACGGCAAAGGCAGCTATTGCCGCTGGGGTGGAGTCTTTTGTCTTAATTTCAACAGACAAAGCTGTGCGCCCAACAAATGTAATGGGGACGACTAAGCGTTTAGCTGAACTGACGTTGCAAGCATTAGCCGCAGAAGCGCATTCAACACGTTTTTGTATGGTTCGTTTTGGGAATGTACTTGGTTCATCTGGTTCAGTTATTCCTCTTTTTAAGAAACAGATTGCTTCAGGTGGCCCGATAACCGTTACTCATCCTGATATCATTCGCTACTTTATGACTATTCCTGAAGCTGCTCAATTAGTGATTCAAGCTGGTGCAATGGGTAATGCTGGTGATGTTTTTGTACTTGATATGGGTGAACCAGTAAAAATCGTTGATTTAGCTACGAACTTGGTCAAGTTATCTGGTCTTGAGGTGCGGTCTGTCGATAACCCTGATGGTGATATTGAGATTCAATACTCAGGCTTAAGGCCCGGCGAGAAGCTTTTTGAAGAGTTATTGATTGGTGATAATGTCAGTCGAACAAAACATGAGCGGATCATGATGGCGTGTGAAGTTTGCCTTTCATACTCTGAAATGAAAGTGATCCTTGATCAATTGGATTTAGCATGTCATCAATTTGATCATGAAGAAATTCGGAATTTATTGCTGAAAACACCAACTGGGTTCAATCCAACAGATGATATTGGCGATCTTGTTTGGATAGCGCGACATAAATAA